Proteins encoded in a region of the Desulfosporosinus sp. Sb-LF genome:
- a CDS encoding heavy metal translocating P-type ATPase, which yields MTEQAVREKKEIQVYGMTCQHCVNHVTKILKKYPSMENVHVSLDDSKATFDCDPIQVNLVDIRQEIEEAGYSMEKPADVQVGQENAENAESSECPVSVEDPKNAGNKSNMETSVRSELLEKIEATALTSVAGDQKQLFKISGMTCANCALTIEKGLKSMPGIKSVAVNFASEKLTVELDPMVVKEETLLAKIKDLGYAAQSQNAGKQQFKVGGMTCANCALAIEKKLKGTQGVQNVAVNFASESVSVEFDPGVVNMREIFKQVRDAGYLPFETADENQDDRTAVKQRNWLIFSAVFSSPVMPLMFLPMSRPIMYTILALATIVQFTAGWTFYRGAYHALKNRSANMDVLVALGITAAYGYSLMTTLHMFFPVLFFEGPNFFDTSALLITFVRFGKYLEVKAKGRAGQALKRLLELQADKARLLVDGQEKEVAASDLRIGDLVLVKSGERIPVDGEIMEGQASIDEAMLTGESIPVDKKVGDPVIGATINRSGSIKVRTTKTGQDTVLSGIIKMVEDAQGVKPPIQRLADTISNYFVPTVVSISVITFLIWYLAFQSTFIFAFTAAIAVLVIACPCALGLATPTAIMVGSGVGLNRGILFKSAAVLEGIAHLQVIGFDKTGTLTKGTPEVTDIIPYDSYTKKNVLKIAGAGENPSIHPLAQAVVAKAKKEQLVIQEVENYSEEGGYGVTCAYEGQQLLIGNIKLMNLNHVDVQGVEKDFQRLAEEGKTTSFIALGGRVIGLIALADVVKESTKEAIERLHKLGLKTFMITGDNKKVAQMVGEQVGIDEVMAEVLPQDKINIIKKYQDQGFKVSMVGDGINDAPALAQSDVGIAIGSGTDVAKETGDVVLVRNDLMDVERAIRLGRKTLSKIKQNLFWALIYNTIGIPIAAGALYPLTGKLLPPEWAGLAMAFSSVSVVTSSLMLRGYDKKLEG from the coding sequence ATGACAGAACAAGCAGTTCGAGAGAAAAAAGAGATTCAAGTCTATGGCATGACCTGTCAACATTGCGTCAATCACGTCACAAAGATTTTGAAGAAATACCCAAGTATGGAGAATGTACATGTGTCTTTAGATGATTCGAAGGCCACTTTTGATTGTGATCCGATTCAAGTCAACTTGGTGGATATACGACAAGAAATTGAGGAAGCCGGTTATTCTATGGAAAAACCGGCCGATGTGCAGGTAGGACAGGAAAACGCGGAAAACGCCGAAAGCTCGGAATGCCCTGTAAGCGTGGAAGATCCGAAGAATGCAGGCAACAAAAGTAACATGGAAACCTCAGTGCGTTCAGAACTTCTAGAGAAGATTGAAGCAACAGCGCTCACATCTGTTGCAGGAGACCAAAAACAGCTGTTCAAAATCAGTGGCATGACCTGTGCAAATTGTGCTTTGACGATTGAAAAGGGTTTGAAGTCCATGCCGGGGATTAAATCAGTTGCTGTAAATTTTGCTTCGGAAAAACTAACCGTGGAACTCGATCCTATGGTGGTGAAGGAGGAAACTCTCCTTGCTAAGATCAAGGACCTTGGGTATGCTGCACAAAGTCAAAATGCTGGAAAGCAACAATTTAAAGTAGGCGGAATGACGTGTGCTAATTGTGCCTTAGCGATTGAGAAAAAGCTTAAAGGTACCCAAGGAGTACAAAACGTTGCGGTAAACTTCGCGAGTGAGTCGGTTTCAGTGGAGTTTGATCCAGGTGTTGTCAATATGCGAGAAATCTTTAAACAAGTGCGAGATGCGGGGTATCTTCCTTTTGAAACTGCGGACGAAAATCAAGATGATCGTACCGCTGTCAAACAACGTAATTGGCTGATTTTCAGTGCGGTTTTTTCATCGCCGGTTATGCCGTTGATGTTTCTCCCCATGTCCAGACCCATAATGTATACGATTCTTGCTTTGGCTACAATTGTTCAGTTTACGGCCGGTTGGACCTTTTATCGCGGAGCTTATCACGCCTTGAAAAACCGCTCTGCGAATATGGATGTTTTGGTAGCCTTGGGAATTACAGCCGCTTATGGGTATAGCCTGATGACGACGTTGCACATGTTCTTCCCGGTGTTATTTTTCGAGGGCCCCAATTTCTTTGACACGTCTGCTTTGTTGATCACTTTTGTGCGTTTCGGTAAATATCTGGAGGTTAAAGCGAAAGGGCGGGCTGGTCAGGCCTTAAAACGACTGCTGGAGTTACAGGCTGATAAGGCGCGCTTACTCGTCGATGGACAAGAAAAAGAAGTAGCGGCATCCGATTTGAGAATCGGGGATCTTGTCCTCGTGAAATCTGGAGAGCGAATACCTGTAGATGGAGAAATCATGGAAGGACAAGCAAGTATCGATGAAGCGATGCTGACAGGGGAATCCATCCCTGTTGACAAAAAGGTGGGCGACCCTGTGATCGGAGCCACGATTAATCGATCGGGGAGCATTAAGGTAAGAACGACCAAAACTGGTCAGGATACCGTCCTTTCTGGAATCATTAAAATGGTGGAAGATGCCCAAGGGGTTAAACCCCCGATTCAACGGCTAGCAGATACAATTTCTAATTATTTTGTTCCCACAGTCGTTTCAATTTCAGTCATTACCTTTTTGATTTGGTACCTGGCCTTTCAGAGTACGTTTATATTTGCCTTCACGGCTGCGATTGCTGTTTTGGTTATTGCTTGTCCCTGTGCATTGGGACTGGCCACTCCGACGGCGATTATGGTGGGCAGTGGGGTAGGGCTAAACCGTGGTATTTTATTTAAATCTGCGGCTGTACTTGAGGGAATTGCTCACTTACAAGTGATTGGGTTCGATAAAACGGGGACATTGACCAAAGGAACTCCTGAGGTGACAGATATCATTCCGTATGATTCTTATACAAAAAAGAATGTTCTAAAAATTGCGGGAGCGGGTGAAAATCCCTCGATTCACCCGCTGGCACAGGCGGTTGTTGCTAAGGCTAAGAAAGAACAGCTTGTTATCCAAGAGGTGGAGAATTATTCGGAAGAGGGTGGCTACGGAGTCACTTGCGCTTATGAAGGTCAGCAGTTACTTATCGGTAATATTAAGCTGATGAACTTGAACCATGTGGATGTGCAGGGAGTAGAAAAGGACTTTCAGCGCCTGGCTGAAGAGGGTAAGACAACTAGCTTTATCGCACTAGGGGGTCGGGTGATAGGACTTATCGCCCTAGCCGATGTGGTTAAAGAAAGCACAAAAGAGGCTATTGAACGGTTGCATAAGCTAGGGTTAAAAACCTTCATGATCACTGGGGACAATAAAAAAGTCGCTCAAATGGTAGGAGAACAGGTCGGGATCGATGAAGTGATGGCCGAAGTTTTACCTCAAGATAAGATAAATATTATTAAAAAGTATCAAGACCAAGGCTTTAAAGTCTCAATGGTGGGGGATGGAATTAATGACGCACCAGCCTTAGCCCAATCCGATGTTGGAATTGCCATTGGCTCAGGAACCGATGTAGCCAAGGAAACTGGGGATGTCGTTTTAGTTCGCAATGATCTCATGGATGTTGAGCGAGCGATTCGTTTAGGGCGAAAAACACTTAGTAAAATCAAGCAAAACCTATTTTGGGCCTTGATTTACAATACGATTGGTATTCCTATTGCTGCTGGCGCCCTTTACCCTTTAACTGGCAAGCTTTTACCGCCCGAGTGGGCTGGTCTGGCTATGGCCTTCTCGTCCGTATCCGTCGTCACCAGCTCGCTTATGTTGAGAGGGTATGACAAAAAGCTGGAAGGTTAG
- a CDS encoding metal-sensitive transcriptional regulator: MKSNENQALPCPACQSNGENSGERISHHDDKTIKELVTRMNRIEGQIRGIKGMIERHVYCDDILNQISSAQSALDGASRLLLEKHMKSCVRERLQSGDEQVIDEVLKTIFRMNR, encoded by the coding sequence ATGAAGTCGAATGAAAATCAAGCCCTTCCCTGTCCAGCTTGTCAGAGTAACGGCGAGAATTCTGGAGAGCGGATAAGCCATCATGACGATAAAACAATCAAAGAACTCGTAACGCGGATGAACCGCATTGAAGGACAAATTCGGGGAATTAAAGGAATGATCGAACGTCACGTTTATTGCGATGATATTTTGAACCAGATCTCTTCTGCTCAATCCGCCTTAGATGGGGCTTCACGATTACTGTTGGAAAAACATATGAAATCGTGCGTCAGAGAGCGTCTTCAGAGTGGAGATGAACAGGTTATTGATGAGGTTCTTAAAACTATTTTTCGTATGAATCGTTAG
- the hutH gene encoding histidine ammonia-lyase codes for MSVVLAENLEIFLDGESLTFEKMVSVARYGAKARLNPAAKEKILKSREYVDNLIEGNKTVYGITTGFGMFSNVLISKEDAKKLQRNLIMSHATGVGEPLPSEVVRGILLLRANALAKGFSGIRLSTLETLLEVLNAGIVPVVPEKGSLGASGDLAPLSHMVLVLIGEGEAFYKGRRMSGREALTQAGLEPVILEGKEGLALINGTQVMTAVAALAVWDAEILWESANITAALTFEALEGIHDAFDPKIHAARPHSGQIEVAQQIRLLTEGSTFVAGKQRLRVQDAYALRCIAQVHGPSGDAVEYVKKVVEIEMNSATDNPLIFPEEGEVLSGGNFHGQPVALAMDFLGIAVAELANISERRLERLVNPNLSGLPAFLTADGGLNSGFMIVQYSAASLVSENKILAHPASVDSIPSSANQEDHVSMGTIAARKARSILENTVNVLAMELLAACQGVDLRKGKEELQLGKGSEGAYQLVRTKVSTLGEDRVMYPDIQVAKELVSSGKLVTAVRRKLQAEA; via the coding sequence ATGAGCGTAGTCTTAGCTGAAAACCTAGAGATTTTCTTAGATGGGGAATCACTTACGTTTGAAAAAATGGTGTCGGTGGCGCGGTACGGTGCCAAAGCACGTTTAAATCCAGCAGCAAAAGAAAAAATCCTGAAATCCAGAGAGTACGTCGACAACCTAATCGAGGGAAACAAAACGGTCTATGGAATTACGACAGGTTTTGGGATGTTTAGCAATGTCTTGATTTCAAAGGAAGATGCTAAAAAACTCCAACGAAATCTCATTATGAGTCATGCAACTGGGGTGGGTGAGCCCTTGCCATCTGAAGTAGTCAGAGGGATTTTGCTGCTGAGAGCTAATGCTTTAGCAAAGGGATTTTCTGGCATACGTCTCTCAACGTTGGAAACCTTGCTTGAGGTGCTTAATGCGGGTATTGTCCCTGTTGTACCTGAAAAGGGCTCGCTCGGAGCGAGCGGGGATTTGGCTCCCTTGTCCCATATGGTTTTGGTCTTGATCGGTGAGGGGGAAGCGTTTTATAAGGGGCGTCGAATGAGTGGTCGGGAGGCACTAACTCAAGCGGGACTAGAGCCAGTTATCTTAGAAGGGAAAGAGGGCCTTGCTCTGATCAACGGGACCCAAGTTATGACGGCAGTTGCAGCTCTCGCCGTTTGGGATGCGGAAATTTTATGGGAATCTGCAAATATTACAGCGGCTTTGACCTTTGAAGCGCTCGAAGGAATTCACGATGCGTTTGATCCGAAAATCCATGCTGCGCGTCCCCATTCTGGTCAGATAGAAGTGGCCCAACAAATTCGACTTCTTACCGAGGGGAGCACGTTTGTGGCCGGAAAACAACGTCTCAGGGTACAGGATGCTTACGCCCTACGTTGTATTGCCCAAGTACATGGCCCTTCAGGGGATGCTGTGGAATATGTAAAAAAGGTTGTGGAGATTGAGATGAACTCTGCAACTGATAATCCTTTGATCTTTCCTGAAGAGGGAGAAGTACTCTCGGGCGGGAATTTCCACGGCCAACCCGTGGCCTTAGCGATGGACTTTTTGGGAATTGCGGTGGCAGAACTTGCTAATATCTCCGAGCGACGCTTGGAACGTCTGGTTAATCCAAACTTAAGTGGATTACCAGCGTTTTTAACTGCTGATGGGGGATTAAATTCGGGATTCATGATTGTGCAGTATTCTGCAGCTTCACTGGTTTCCGAGAATAAAATCTTGGCTCATCCAGCAAGTGTGGATTCGATTCCTTCCTCGGCAAATCAAGAAGATCATGTAAGTATGGGAACGATTGCTGCCCGTAAGGCTCGAAGTATCTTGGAAAACACGGTTAACGTTTTGGCTATGGAACTTCTAGCTGCCTGTCAGGGTGTTGATTTAAGAAAAGGAAAAGAGGAACTCCAGCTTGGGAAGGGAAGCGAGGGCGCTTACCAGCTTGTTCGTACAAAGGTAAGCACACTCGGAGAGGACCGGGTCATGTATCCAGATATTCAAGTGGCTAAAGAGTTGGTTTCTTCCGGGAAGTTAGTCACGGCGGTTCGCCGGAAACTGCAAGCCGAAGCTTAA
- a CDS encoding HutP family protein, translated as MEHCSSLGKTALLIAMAEGSMTEDYVSNARDKGFEVAVGKVGSMDVQKVIAAVETAAKREGLTNERYRAQHALYHAILDALQGLGRGPLQLGNVLRTVGLRFAIVKGPRTLEDLDDLWIAVGMYGMIGAPIKGHEHEVCGLGINHL; from the coding sequence ATGGAACATTGTTCATCCTTAGGGAAAACGGCCTTACTTATTGCCATGGCCGAAGGAAGTATGACTGAAGATTATGTGTCGAATGCCAGAGACAAGGGTTTTGAGGTTGCGGTGGGTAAGGTTGGATCTATGGATGTACAAAAGGTCATAGCAGCGGTTGAAACTGCAGCGAAACGCGAGGGCCTTACGAATGAGCGTTATCGAGCCCAACATGCCCTTTACCATGCTATTCTCGATGCTCTGCAGGGGTTAGGCAGAGGACCACTTCAGCTCGGAAATGTTCTGCGTACAGTAGGACTTCGCTTTGCCATTGTCAAAGGGCCACGCACCCTTGAGGATTTAGATGATCTTTGGATTGCGGTCGGTATGTATGGAATGATTGGAGCGCCGATAAAAGGCCATGAACATGAGGTTTGTGGATTAGGAATTAATCATTTATGA
- a CDS encoding YmaF family protein: MYTHVKSDPAHNHGSVTHTSSDHEHAHQCLDITAPAIWTEDGSHVHHSESWVMYEQGHSHYYKAVSGPAVPLPNNYHVHNWDFYTSVSAGHRHHVSGPDMPAPGI, from the coding sequence TTGTATACACACGTTAAATCTGATCCTGCTCATAACCATGGAAGTGTCACCCACACGTCCAGTGATCATGAACATGCCCATCAATGTCTAGACATTACCGCGCCAGCCATATGGACTGAGGATGGAAGCCACGTTCATCATTCGGAAAGTTGGGTAATGTATGAACAGGGACATTCTCATTATTATAAAGCAGTTTCTGGACCAGCGGTTCCGTTACCAAATAACTACCATGTTCATAATTGGGATTTCTATACGTCGGTTTCTGCAGGACATCGTCATCATGTCAGCGGTCCAGATATGCCGGCACCGGGTATTTAA
- a CDS encoding amino acid permease produces the protein MEMIIINSLLRKKSIEQLLTETQGKAALKKTLGALDLTMLGIGAIIGTGIFVLTGVAAAKYAGPGLILSFIISGIACAFAALVYAEFASSIPVAGSAYTYSYVSLGEFMAWIIGWDLILEYLLAASTVSIGWSGYFQMLLSGFGIHLPVWATGALGSSPGAIFNLPAVVIALVITLLLSMGVKEAARFNNIIVFVKLAAIILFIVVASRYVKPANWTPFLPFGFKGVLGGAAVVFFAYIGFDAVSTAAEEVKDPKRDMPIGIIASLVVCTALYIIVSLILTGIVPYQQLDVAAPVAFALNYIHQDWAAGIISLGAIGGITTVLLVMLYGQTRVFFAMSRDGLLPRIFSHVHPKHQTPFLSTWLTGIVVAIIAGVTPINTVAELVNIGTLSAFVFVSMGVMVLRKTQPDLHRSFRVPWVPLVPILAAFFCLFLMFQLPLITWIRFVVWLVIGLAIYFGYGIHHSTLAKPESNNP, from the coding sequence ATGGAGATGATAATTATTAATAGCCTTTTACGCAAAAAATCTATCGAACAGCTCCTGACTGAAACTCAGGGCAAAGCCGCTCTGAAAAAGACACTGGGTGCACTAGATCTTACAATGCTAGGAATTGGAGCGATCATTGGAACGGGTATTTTTGTCCTAACGGGTGTAGCTGCTGCTAAATATGCTGGCCCAGGCCTCATTCTTTCGTTTATTATTTCAGGAATTGCTTGTGCTTTTGCGGCCCTGGTTTACGCAGAGTTTGCTTCGTCTATCCCTGTTGCAGGAAGTGCCTACACTTACAGCTATGTATCACTCGGAGAATTTATGGCTTGGATCATCGGGTGGGACCTAATCCTTGAGTACTTGTTAGCAGCCAGTACCGTGTCAATCGGGTGGTCTGGCTATTTTCAAATGTTGCTCAGTGGTTTCGGAATTCATCTCCCAGTTTGGGCAACTGGCGCTTTAGGTTCTTCCCCAGGAGCCATTTTTAATCTCCCCGCAGTGGTCATTGCTTTGGTAATTACGTTACTACTTTCCATGGGGGTCAAGGAAGCAGCACGTTTTAACAACATTATTGTATTTGTCAAACTTGCAGCGATTATCCTATTCATTGTCGTCGCTTCACGGTATGTTAAGCCTGCCAATTGGACCCCTTTCCTTCCCTTTGGGTTTAAAGGAGTATTAGGAGGGGCAGCCGTTGTATTCTTTGCCTATATCGGATTTGATGCAGTCTCTACTGCAGCTGAAGAAGTCAAGGACCCGAAACGGGATATGCCTATAGGTATTATTGCCTCACTTGTGGTTTGTACCGCGCTCTATATTATTGTTTCCCTGATTTTGACTGGTATAGTTCCCTACCAACAACTGGATGTTGCAGCTCCTGTGGCCTTTGCCCTTAACTATATTCATCAAGACTGGGCAGCTGGAATTATTTCTTTAGGCGCTATTGGTGGTATTACCACAGTCTTACTCGTAATGCTCTATGGTCAGACTCGTGTGTTCTTTGCCATGAGCCGAGACGGTCTGCTACCAAGAATATTTTCGCATGTTCATCCAAAGCATCAAACTCCATTCCTTAGTACCTGGTTGACAGGGATTGTTGTCGCCATCATCGCTGGCGTGACACCCATTAATACCGTTGCAGAACTCGTCAATATTGGAACCCTCTCAGCATTTGTCTTTGTTTCGATGGGAGTCATGGTCTTACGCAAAACCCAGCCAGATCTTCATCGTTCATTTAGAGTTCCCTGGGTACCTCTGGTTCCGATTTTAGCTGCGTTTTTCTGCCTATTTCTAATGTTTCAACTTCCACTTATCACATGGATTCGCTTCGTCGTGTGGCTTGTGATTGGGTTGGCCATCTATTTTGGCTATGGTATCCATCACAGTACCCTCGCGAAGCCTGAATCTAACAATCCATAA
- a CDS encoding SHOCT domain-containing protein — protein MMHGGGSMMYGSGHLMRGFGQGFRAYGNNGWMGWLPLACHLIFMVVVIIIALIVLRRHRSKVRILRKQNDPALKILRERYALGEIGTEEFNLKKQDLSN, from the coding sequence ATGATGCACGGCGGTGGATCTATGATGTATGGTAGCGGTCATCTAATGCGTGGATTTGGCCAAGGTTTCAGGGCTTATGGGAATAACGGGTGGATGGGTTGGCTTCCGTTAGCTTGTCACTTGATCTTTATGGTGGTCGTCATTATTATCGCTTTAATCGTCTTGCGTCGTCATCGTTCTAAGGTTAGAATCCTTAGAAAACAAAACGACCCTGCCTTAAAGATTCTGCGTGAACGATATGCCCTCGGAGAAATTGGCACCGAAGAGTTTAATCTGAAAAAGCAAGATCTTTCCAATTAA
- a CDS encoding SHOCT domain-containing protein, whose translation MFGFLIILLCFGAFLHCKHTGCHPFCSVNSHQNALDIVRERYARGEISSEEFNERKKALE comes from the coding sequence ATGTTTGGTTTTTTAATAATTCTGCTTTGTTTCGGTGCCTTTTTACATTGTAAGCATACGGGTTGTCATCCTTTTTGTTCGGTAAATTCTCATCAAAATGCTCTCGACATAGTCCGAGAACGTTATGCACGTGGGGAGATAAGCTCGGAAGAATTCAATGAACGAAAAAAGGCATTAGAATAA
- a CDS encoding acetyl-CoA hydrolase/transferase C-terminal domain-containing protein, whose amino-acid sequence MAEWVKEYQSKLVSPERAVSVVKNGDWIMYSYGANTLPILDRALAARTPELHDIQLLAGVSMRPHAVIKADPKGEHFTWNCVHLSAIDRKYLEMGRAFYIPLKYSEVPRYIRENVRVDVMMVQVSPMDRHGNFNLGPTISHYRSAADKTKIIIVEVNEDMSIAHGGYGNFLHVSEVDYIVEGGHTGMPQVPSEDPNDVDRKIAEFVLKDINNGDCLQLGIGSMPNALGQMIAQSDLKDLGVHTEILVDSFVDMMEAGRISGMKKQIDPGRIVYTFAGGTQKLYDFIDNNPQLAGYPVDYTNDRVIASLNNNVVSINNALEIDLTGQVCSESIGSRMISGAGGQLDFVDAAYNSKGGKSFMCMASTYTDPDGKVHSRINPLLTHGAVVTDTRSTVQYVVTEYGKVNLKGQTIWQRAEKLISIAHPDFREELILEAQKLNIWRESNKHL is encoded by the coding sequence ATGGCAGAATGGGTAAAAGAATACCAAAGTAAGCTCGTTTCTCCAGAGAGAGCGGTAAGCGTTGTCAAAAACGGGGATTGGATTATGTACTCTTATGGTGCGAACACTTTGCCGATCTTAGACCGGGCCTTGGCTGCACGTACTCCTGAACTTCATGACATTCAACTTCTTGCTGGAGTTTCAATGCGCCCCCATGCTGTAATTAAAGCGGATCCTAAGGGAGAGCACTTTACCTGGAATTGTGTTCACCTCAGTGCAATTGATCGTAAATATCTTGAAATGGGAAGAGCCTTTTATATTCCGCTAAAGTACTCTGAAGTTCCACGCTATATTCGTGAGAATGTACGCGTTGATGTTATGATGGTTCAAGTGAGTCCTATGGATAGGCATGGTAATTTCAATCTGGGGCCTACGATTTCTCATTATCGATCGGCGGCTGACAAGACCAAAATTATTATCGTCGAGGTCAATGAGGATATGTCTATCGCCCACGGAGGGTATGGAAATTTTCTTCATGTTTCTGAAGTTGATTACATTGTTGAGGGTGGGCATACAGGAATGCCGCAGGTTCCTTCCGAAGATCCAAATGACGTGGATCGAAAAATTGCAGAATTTGTTCTCAAGGATATTAATAATGGAGATTGTTTGCAACTTGGAATTGGCTCGATGCCAAATGCCTTGGGGCAAATGATTGCTCAGTCCGACCTGAAAGACTTAGGGGTTCATACGGAGATACTTGTCGATAGTTTCGTGGATATGATGGAAGCAGGACGCATTTCAGGTATGAAAAAACAAATCGATCCTGGCCGGATTGTCTATACCTTTGCTGGAGGAACTCAAAAGCTCTATGATTTTATTGATAATAATCCACAACTGGCAGGTTATCCCGTGGATTACACCAATGATCGTGTAATTGCCAGTCTCAATAATAATGTTGTTTCGATCAATAATGCTCTCGAAATTGACCTTACTGGTCAAGTGTGTTCTGAATCAATTGGATCTCGCATGATCAGCGGTGCTGGTGGACAATTAGATTTCGTGGATGCGGCCTATAATTCTAAGGGCGGGAAAAGTTTCATGTGTATGGCTTCCACGTATACTGATCCAGATGGAAAGGTTCATTCCCGGATAAATCCCCTGTTAACGCACGGTGCAGTAGTGACGGATACCCGTTCCACGGTGCAATATGTTGTGACAGAGTATGGGAAGGTCAACCTTAAAGGGCAAACTATTTGGCAAAGAGCAGAAAAGTTAATCAGCATTGCCCATCCAGATTTCCGAGAGGAATTAATTCTCGAAGCACAGAAGTTAAACATTTGGCGGGAAAGCAATAAACATCTATAG
- a CDS encoding acyl-CoA dehydrogenase family protein: MDLAVRGGGFLLAEVTPEQIFVREEINDDHLQLKRMAHNFMEKEVAPKIEEMEEQEEGVVRECMRKAGELGLLGLEVPEEFSGLGMDKASTVVVGEEVPRGGPFAVAYAAHTGIGTLPIVYFGTPEQKAKYLPGLATGETIAAYCLTEPGSGSDALGAKATAVLNAEGTHYCLNGTKQFITNAGFADIFLVYAKVDGKMTNFIVERDMKGLSLGPEEKKLGIKGSSTRQVILEDVMVPVENVVGELGRGHVVAFNILNVGRFKLAAGAIGSAQVVLETSLKYASERKQFGVTLDKFGAIQGKIGEIATQTYMAESVVYRTAGLMENGFHGLDLTGDCRKEAGKALEEYAIECSLNKVLASEVLDFAVDEGVQIHGGYGYIREYPIERMYRDSRINRLFEGTNEINRLLVPGTLLKRAMTGELPLLQAAKAVSKDLLSVSGSLEEGLAGFNKITQNAKKLVLMAAGLAAQNLGAGLKDNQYVLMGLAEMVLQVYSMESAVLRAQKVQTLDVSDDHKVFVEKAATLGTFAAFNILEQQAKEVLCAVEKGDSLSTVLAGMRKLIRRPVVDMIGLRHEIAKYVIAKGEYPTR, from the coding sequence ATGGATTTAGCAGTACGTGGTGGAGGATTTTTACTCGCCGAAGTTACCCCAGAACAAATTTTTGTCCGTGAGGAAATTAATGACGACCACTTGCAACTCAAACGGATGGCGCATAACTTTATGGAAAAAGAAGTTGCTCCTAAAATTGAGGAAATGGAAGAACAAGAAGAAGGTGTAGTCCGAGAATGTATGCGTAAAGCTGGAGAACTGGGCTTACTGGGCCTTGAAGTTCCGGAAGAATTTAGTGGACTTGGCATGGATAAGGCTTCCACTGTCGTGGTTGGTGAGGAAGTTCCTCGAGGGGGGCCGTTTGCGGTTGCTTATGCTGCGCATACAGGGATTGGGACATTGCCAATCGTTTATTTCGGAACCCCAGAGCAAAAGGCCAAATATCTGCCAGGTTTAGCGACTGGTGAAACGATTGCCGCCTATTGCTTGACTGAGCCCGGTTCGGGATCAGATGCATTAGGTGCCAAAGCCACTGCTGTACTTAATGCAGAAGGAACCCATTATTGTCTGAACGGAACAAAGCAATTTATCACCAATGCTGGTTTTGCCGATATCTTCCTCGTCTATGCTAAAGTTGATGGAAAAATGACCAATTTCATTGTTGAACGTGACATGAAAGGGCTCTCATTAGGACCAGAAGAGAAAAAATTAGGGATAAAAGGGTCTTCCACGCGTCAAGTCATCCTAGAGGACGTCATGGTCCCCGTAGAAAATGTAGTGGGCGAACTTGGACGTGGGCATGTGGTTGCATTCAACATTCTTAATGTCGGACGCTTTAAATTGGCCGCTGGTGCAATTGGAAGTGCTCAAGTCGTATTGGAGACATCCTTAAAATATGCTTCCGAGCGCAAGCAATTTGGAGTTACGCTAGATAAATTTGGAGCGATTCAAGGCAAGATCGGAGAAATAGCTACCCAGACCTATATGGCAGAGAGTGTCGTTTATCGTACTGCTGGGCTCATGGAGAACGGGTTCCATGGGCTAGATCTGACTGGTGACTGCCGTAAAGAGGCAGGTAAGGCGTTAGAAGAGTACGCTATTGAATGCTCACTTAACAAAGTCCTTGCTTCTGAAGTCCTGGATTTTGCCGTGGACGAAGGGGTTCAGATTCATGGCGGATATGGTTATATTCGGGAATATCCGATTGAACGTATGTACCGGGATTCTCGCATTAATCGACTCTTTGAAGGAACCAATGAAATCAACCGTCTACTCGTACCTGGAACTCTCCTAAAACGGGCTATGACTGGTGAACTCCCACTACTCCAAGCCGCTAAAGCTGTTAGCAAAGACCTACTCTCCGTTAGTGGTAGTCTTGAAGAAGGATTGGCGGGATTCAACAAAATAACTCAAAACGCAAAAAAACTAGTCTTGATGGCAGCTGGACTTGCCGCTCAAAACTTGGGTGCTGGCTTGAAAGACAATCAATATGTTCTGATGGGACTGGCTGAAATGGTGCTCCAAGTTTACTCAATGGAAAGTGCCGTTCTCCGGGCCCAGAAGGTTCAAACCCTTGACGTATCTGATGATCATAAAGTGTTCGTTGAGAAGGCGGCAACCCTAGGAACCTTTGCAGCTTTTAATATCCTGGAGCAACAAGCCAAAGAAGTACTTTGTGCAGTTGAAAAAGGAGATTCTCTCAGCACTGTTTTGGCAGGCATGCGCAAGCTCATTCGTCGCCCCGTTGTGGATATGATTGGGTTACGCCACGAAATTGCTAAATATGTCATCGCGAAGGGCGAATATCCGACTCGCTAA